In the Acropora muricata isolate sample 2 chromosome 10, ASM3666990v1, whole genome shotgun sequence genome, one interval contains:
- the LOC136887826 gene encoding uncharacterized protein — translation MVNSVSRVNQAMFSPLKCWLHLLVVASLIHRAVGAALAQEFYEADFRVDKLHYVNVTRIGAYRVHDILECIFPCLRNSLCLSLNLAASHGADGKYWCEMLNSDKYKYPAEFKANNNWHHIFIKNPCVASPSLCQNGGTCLSQNKYKTFVCKCKPGFIGPYCKKVVRSCQDLYEAKRTNVSKVETLVTDLGPFSVLCQMGNFGCGEGGWTPVMKIDGSKQTFHYDSNYWSNKVDVNPDGGKVGFDSNESKLPTYWNTPFSRICLGMKIGEAMNFIVIQKQAESLHSLIADGLFRPTSLGRNAWKSLIGSQGSLQLKCNKEGFNAYNFISRARIGIIANNNNDCLTPDSRIGFGTGGSHGHSNTCGNAARLYADNGDINLMSMCYILVM, via the exons AGTTCTATGAAGCTGATTTTAGAGTTGACAAGCTCCACTATGTGAACGTAACAAGAATTGGAGCATATCGTGTTCACGATATCTTGGAATGTATCTTCCCATGCTTGAGAAATTCTTTGTGCCTATCTTTAAACCTGGCGGCATCACATGGCGCTGACGGAAAATACTGGTGCGAGATGTTGAACTCGGACAAATATAAATATCCTGCAGAATTCAAGGCCAACAACAATTGGCATCACATATTCATTAAG AATCCGTGTGTGGCTTCACCTTCACTGTGCCAAAACGGAGGAACCTGTTTATcacaaaacaaatataaaacGTTTGTGTGTAAGTGTAAACCGGGATTCATCGGACCGTATTGCAAAAAAG TGGTAAGGTCATGCCAGGACTTGTATGAAGCCAAAAG GACCAATGTTAGTAAGGTGGAGACCCTCGTCACAGATTTAGGaccattttcagttttgtgtCAAATGGGGAATTTTGGATGTGGAGAAGGAGGATGGACGCCCGTGATGAAGATCGATGGCTCTAAG caAACGTTCCATTACGATTCCAACTATTGGAGTAACAAAGTTGACGTCAACCCAGATGGAGGGAAGGTTGGTTTTGATTCAAATGAATCCAAATTACCAACCTACTGGAACACACCCTTTTCAAGGATATGCCTCGGTATGAAGATTGGCGAAGCGATGAATTTCATTGTAATACAAAAGCAGGCAGAGTCTCTACATTCGTTGATCGCTGACGGGCTATTTCGACCAACCTCATTAGGCCGGAACGCATGGAAGTCGCTGATTGGATCTCAAGGATCCTTGCAACTCAAATGTAATAAGGAAGGCTTCAACGCTTATAATTTCATTTCTAGGGCAAGGATTGGAATAATTgcaaacaataacaacgatTGTTTAACTCCTGATTCCAGAATCGGCTTTGGTACTGGAGGATCACATGGACACTCTAACACTTGCGGAAATGCTGCCAGGCTCTATGCAGATAACGGGGATATCAATTTAATGAGCATGTGTTATATATTAGTAATGTAA